The following proteins come from a genomic window of Sphingobium cloacae:
- a CDS encoding VOC family protein codes for MFTPKIRRIAHLVLYVKDPEASAAWYKDVLGMEIVARVNGGPYVGGVFLTFGVHDHDIALFPTTEDAPKGKEIEHVALELDSEQSLEDLRRVYARFLEKNVRVHEILDHGVSVGIYFFDPDGHMLEVVAQVVDPEGGKAIEELAQNEGQADPIELAPLYD; via the coding sequence ATGTTCACCCCGAAGATTCGGCGCATTGCGCATCTCGTTCTTTATGTGAAGGATCCCGAAGCGTCGGCAGCCTGGTACAAGGATGTGCTCGGCATGGAGATCGTCGCCCGGGTCAATGGCGGCCCCTATGTGGGCGGCGTGTTCCTGACCTTTGGGGTCCATGATCACGATATTGCCCTGTTCCCGACCACGGAGGACGCGCCCAAGGGCAAGGAGATCGAGCATGTCGCGCTCGAGCTCGACAGTGAGCAGAGCCTGGAGGATCTGAGGCGCGTCTATGCCCGTTTCCTTGAGAAGAATGTGCGTGTGCACGAAATTCTCGATCACGGCGTGTCGGTGGGCATCTATTTCTTCGATCCGGATGGGCACATGCTCGAGGTCGTCGCGCAGGTGGTCGATCCCGAAGGCGGCAAGGCGATCGAGGAACTGGCGCAGAACGAAGGCCAGGCCGATCCGATCGAACTGGCGCCGCTTTATGATTGA
- a CDS encoding aldehyde dehydrogenase family protein produces MTAFSAIEPPRKVAAALIDSISRSPRKLLIDGQLVESLSGRTFATINPATGEELCQVAQGDAADIDRAVKAARRAFEDPAWRRMSANDRSMLLYRLADLIERDAHELAVLECLDNGKPASLTRLVEIEGSIKTFRYFAGWPTKFGGETLPVSPRGGAQILNYTTREPVGVAGLIVPWNYPMSMAAWKIAPAVAAGCAVVLKPAEQTPLTALRLGELALEAGFPAGIINVVTGFGEAGAALVEHPDVDKVAFTGSTEVGKAIVRAASGNLKKVSLELGGKSPQIVLPDADLNAAAASIAQGIFFNQGQTCTAGSRLYAHESCYDQLLDAIAAQAETFKIGNGLDEGVTFGPLISQEQWDRVSSYVDIGTSEGARLLYGGQRPADLNQGYFFQPTILGDAKADMRIVREEIFGPVLSALSWSDAEDLVTQANDSEFGLSAGVWTNDLKSAHRIAGAVKAGTVWVNCFNLVDPATPFGGFKQSGWGREHGRQAMELYSEVKSVWVNLT; encoded by the coding sequence ATGACCGCATTTTCTGCAATTGAACCCCCTCGCAAGGTCGCGGCGGCGCTGATTGATTCGATCAGCAGGTCTCCGCGCAAGCTTCTGATTGACGGACAACTGGTCGAATCGCTGTCGGGGCGGACTTTCGCCACGATCAATCCGGCAACGGGCGAGGAGTTGTGTCAAGTCGCGCAGGGCGACGCGGCGGATATCGATCGCGCGGTCAAGGCGGCTCGCCGCGCGTTCGAAGATCCGGCATGGCGTCGCATGAGCGCCAACGATCGTTCGATGCTGCTGTATCGGCTGGCCGACCTGATCGAGCGCGATGCGCATGAACTGGCCGTTCTGGAATGTCTCGACAACGGCAAGCCGGCAAGCTTGACGCGGCTCGTCGAGATCGAAGGTTCGATCAAGACGTTCCGCTACTTCGCGGGCTGGCCGACCAAGTTCGGCGGCGAAACCCTGCCCGTTTCGCCACGCGGTGGCGCGCAGATCCTGAATTATACGACGCGCGAGCCGGTCGGCGTGGCGGGCCTGATCGTGCCCTGGAACTATCCGATGTCGATGGCCGCGTGGAAGATCGCGCCTGCTGTCGCCGCCGGCTGCGCCGTTGTCCTCAAGCCTGCCGAGCAGACCCCGCTTACCGCGCTGCGGTTGGGCGAGCTTGCGCTGGAGGCCGGTTTCCCGGCGGGCATCATCAATGTCGTCACGGGCTTTGGCGAGGCAGGCGCGGCGCTTGTCGAGCATCCGGATGTCGACAAGGTCGCCTTCACTGGCTCCACCGAAGTCGGCAAGGCGATCGTGCGCGCCGCTTCGGGCAATCTGAAGAAGGTTTCCCTGGAACTGGGCGGCAAGTCGCCCCAGATCGTTCTGCCCGATGCGGACCTCAACGCTGCGGCCGCCTCGATCGCGCAGGGGATATTCTTCAACCAGGGGCAGACCTGCACGGCCGGGTCCCGTCTCTATGCCCATGAATCCTGCTACGACCAGCTCCTCGATGCGATCGCGGCGCAGGCGGAGACCTTCAAGATCGGCAACGGTCTTGACGAGGGCGTGACGTTCGGACCGCTGATTTCGCAAGAGCAGTGGGACCGGGTGAGCAGCTATGTCGACATCGGCACCAGCGAGGGTGCGCGGCTTCTGTACGGCGGCCAGCGGCCGGCGGATTTGAACCAGGGATATTTTTTCCAGCCGACGATCCTGGGTGACGCCAAGGCGGACATGCGGATCGTGCGCGAAGAGATTTTCGGCCCGGTTCTGAGCGCCCTGTCCTGGTCGGATGCCGAGGATCTGGTGACGCAGGCCAATGATTCCGAATTCGGTCTTTCGGCGGGCGTCTGGACGAACGACCTGAAGAGCGCGCATCGGATTGCCGGCGCGGTCAAGGCGGGCACGGTCTGGGTGAACTGCTTCAACCTGGTCGATCCCGCCACGCCCTTCGGCGGCTTCAAGCAGTCTGGCTGGGGACGCGAGCATGGGCGTCAGGCCATGGAGCTCTACAGTGAAGTCAAGAGCGTGTGGGTCAACCTGACCTGA
- a CDS encoding amino acid synthesis family protein: MSERPINFHGLHIRKWFTYEEETLAIESGRLADGEPVVKIVIAAVIANPHAGKYTESFDDVIAASEHLGVEFGRRIQERLAGRKVESYGKAAVVGVNGEYEHGNAFLTTTFAKPIREAVSGAYSWVPSTGKRGGPGTEIDIPLAHKDALYVRSHYDTFSVSFTDAPGPDEVVIVMAVATRGRLHARLGGLTAAEAEGKDGLR, from the coding sequence ATGTCCGAGCGTCCGATCAACTTTCATGGGCTGCATATTCGCAAGTGGTTTACCTATGAGGAGGAAACGCTTGCGATCGAATCCGGGCGTCTCGCGGACGGCGAGCCGGTCGTGAAGATCGTCATCGCCGCTGTCATCGCCAATCCGCATGCGGGAAAGTACACCGAGTCGTTCGACGACGTGATCGCGGCCTCCGAACATCTCGGGGTCGAATTCGGACGGCGCATTCAGGAACGGCTCGCCGGCCGCAAGGTGGAAAGCTACGGGAAGGCCGCGGTCGTCGGCGTCAACGGCGAATATGAGCATGGCAATGCGTTCCTGACCACCACCTTCGCCAAGCCCATTCGCGAAGCGGTGAGCGGCGCCTATTCCTGGGTGCCATCGACCGGCAAGCGGGGCGGTCCCGGCACGGAGATCGACATTCCGCTCGCGCACAAGGATGCGCTCTATGTGCGGTCTCACTACGATACCTTCTCGGTGTCCTTCACCGATGCGCCCGGCCCCGATGAAGTCGTGATCGTGATGGCGGTCGCGACCCGCGGTCGCCTCCATGCGCGCCTGGGCGGCCTGACCGCTGCCGAAGCCGAAGGCAAGGACGGCCTGCGCTGA